A genomic stretch from Amycolatopsis sp. 195334CR includes:
- the dut gene encoding dUTP diphosphatase, whose protein sequence is MSSVQVLLSRVDPGVPVPGYARRGDAGADLVTTSDVVLDPGERVVVGTGIAIALPEGYAGFVHPRSGLAARAGLSVVNTPGTIDSGYRGEIKVCLINHDPREPLKLTRGDRIAQLVVQRVEHARFVEVAELPETERGGGGYGSTGGHAVLSSGVPAGEETEK, encoded by the coding sequence GTGTCCAGCGTGCAGGTACTCCTCTCCCGGGTTGATCCCGGCGTTCCCGTGCCCGGTTACGCCCGTCGTGGCGACGCCGGTGCCGATCTCGTCACCACCTCGGACGTGGTGCTCGATCCGGGGGAGCGGGTGGTGGTCGGAACCGGGATCGCGATCGCGCTCCCCGAGGGCTACGCCGGGTTCGTGCACCCGCGCTCCGGGCTGGCCGCCAGGGCCGGGCTGTCCGTGGTGAACACCCCGGGCACGATCGACTCCGGCTACCGCGGGGAGATCAAGGTCTGCCTGATCAACCACGACCCGCGGGAGCCGCTGAAGCTGACGCGCGGGGACCGGATCGCGCAACTGGTGGTGCAGCGCGTCGAGCACGCGCGGTTCGTCGAGGTGGCGGAGCTGCCGGAGACCGAGCGGGGTGGCGGCGGTTACGGGTCGACCGGCGGCCACGCGGTGTTGAGCTCCGGCGTACCCGCCGGTGAGGAAACGGAGAAGTAG